One window from the genome of Paramormyrops kingsleyae isolate MSU_618 chromosome 3, PKINGS_0.4, whole genome shotgun sequence encodes:
- the kdm7ab gene encoding lysine-specific demethylase 7B isoform X2: MAAAVPLYCVCRQPYDVNRFMIECDICKDWFHGSCVQVEEHHAADIDVYHCPNCDVVHGPSLMKKRNNWHRHDYTEPDDGTKPVQAGTCVFVRQLQARTFPSADEILDKMQGHQVTQQYLEKHGFQYPIAVAKLDGLGLELPPPSFSVRDVEQYVGSDKVIDVIDVARQADSKIKLGEFVKYYYKPHRPKVLNVISLEFSDTKMAELVEVPFIAQKMSWVENYWPDDSYFPKPFVQKYCLMGVKDSYTDFHIDFGGTSVWYHVLWGEKIFYLIKPTQANLALYEEWSSSPNQSEVFFGEKVDKCYKCVVRQGTTLLIPTGWIHAVLTSQDCMAFGGNFLHNLNIGMQLRCYEMERRLKTPDLFKFPYFEAICWYVGKNLLETLKESREDKCQPPAYLLEGVKALIPTLKRWLNREVTEPTSEVPDNIRPNHLIKELTKEIRYQEEEQSGKVVRPQGGGACPTTRSTMERGCRVRRKARRLREQQASRTPSNLDVLELHTREVLRRLEVVPFQELDASFSCQFNGKFNKASTASADAAERVLDNNLRLVLCNGRIVRDERPRVKVIGTGELPGQRADTHQKEAVKVKVERGEPGDKARALNGFFEGMKSELRNGASAHSDTSDSSSEESCTTQRDSSEEDSRSSEEEEEEDTGMKVSSQNLTQRGSVGFMNFQQAGPESRQQDRSLKRERPTSPSTEAAIQGMLSMAGLLEPQFPEGETPSSQDPWWSSPAHPSPDCGGREHSSGEDSQGDSDCSSSLGHQDKQRAPRHLLKECQAQLRQRIQENKNFMDSGGGRSEAWVDQHLSSDPGSPLHLETDFQYRETSLSPPLHPSKRPASNPPPISNQATKGKRPKKGMATAKQRLGKILKLNRHNRFFV, encoded by the exons TTGTGTCCAAGTAGAGGAGCACCATGCAGCGGACATCGATGTTTACCACTGCCCCAACTGTGATGTTGTACACGGACCCTCCCTGA TGAAGAAGCGGAATAACTGGCACCGGCATGACTACACGGAACCCGACGACGGTACCAAGCCAGTACAGGCTGGCACCTGCGTGTTCGTGCGACAGCTGCAGGCTCGAACCTTTCCCAG TGCCGACGAGATCCTGGACAAGATGCAGGGGCACCAGGTGACGCAGCAGTACCTGGAGAAGCATGGGTTCCAGTACCCCATTGCGGTGGCCAAACTGGATGGCCTGGGACTCGAgctgccacccccctccttctcTGTCAGGGACGTGGAGCAGTATGTCG GAAGCGATAAAGTCATTGATGTAATTGATGTGGCCAGGCAGGCGGACAGCAAAATAAAACTTGGCGAGTTTGTCAAGTATTACTACAAACCACATCGGCCGAAAGTGTTAAATGTCATCAGCCTCGAATTCTCCGACACAAA GATGGCAGAGCTGGTGGAGGTGCCCTTCATTGCTCAGAAGATGTCCTGGGTGGAGAATTACTGGCCTGATGACTCCTACTTCCCCAAGCCCTTTGTGCAGAAGTACTGCCTGATGGGTGTGAAGGACAGCTACACGGACTTCCACATTGACTTCGGGGGCACGTCCGTGTGGTACCACGTACTCTGG GGTGAAAAGATTTTTTACTTGATCAAGCCGACCCAGGCGAACCTTGCACTGTATGAGGAGTGGAGCTCGTCCCCTAACCAGAGCGAGGTGTTCTTCGGCGAAAAGGTGGACAAGTGCTACAAGTGCGTCGTGCGGCAGGGCACCACCCTTCTGATTCCCACAG GGTGGATCCACGCTGTCCTCACCTCTCAGGATTGCATGGCGTTTGGCGGGAACTTCCTGCACAACCTTAACATAGGCATGCAGCTCAG GTGTTATGAGATGGAGCGACGGCTGAAGACTCCCGACCTCTTCAAATTTCCCTATTTCGAGGCCATCTGCTGGTACGTGGGCAAGAATCTGCTGGAAACCCTTAAAG aaTCCCGAGAGGACAAATGCCAACCCCCCGCTTATCTGCTGGAGGGAGTTAAAGCTTTAATCCCCACGCTTAAGAGGTGGTTAAACAGGGAG GTCACTGAACCCACCAGCGAGGTTCCAGATAATATCAGGCCCAACCATCTTATTAAGGAGCTCACAAAGGAGATCCGGTACCAGGAG GAGGAGCAGAGTGGCAAGGTGGTCAGACCTCAGGGAGGCGGGGCTTGTCCCACGACCCGTTCCACAATGGAGCGAGGCTGCCGGGTGCGGCGGAAAGCACGGCGTCTCCGAGAACAGCAGGCCTCCAGGACTCCATCCAACTTGGATGTGCTGGAGCTTCACACGCGGGAGGTTCTGCGGAGACTGGAGGTGGTGCCCTTCCAGGAG cTGGATGCCTCTTTCAGCTGCCAGTTCAACGGGAAATTCAACAAGGCATCCACGGCATCAGCAGATGCAGCTGAGCGGGTTCTGGACAACAACCTGCGCTTGGTTTTGTGCAATGGAAGAATAGTTCG AGATGAGAGGCCACGGGTCAAAGTGATTGGGACTGGGGAATTGCCGGGCCAGAGAGCGGACACCCACCAGAAGGAGGCGGTCAAGGTCAAGGTGGAGCGCGGAGAGCCAGGGGACAAGGCCAGAGCACTGAACG GGTTTTTCGAAGGCATGAAATCTGAACTCAGGAATGGAGCCTCGGCGCACTCAGACACGTCAGACTCCAGCTCAGAGGAGAGTTGCACTACACAG AGAGACTCTTCAGAGGAAGACTCAAGGAGCTctgaggaggaagaagaggaggacaCAGGGATGAAGGTTTCCTCCCAGAACCTGACCCAAAGAGGCTCAGTGGGCTTCATGAACTTTCAGCAGGCAGGACCAGAGTCCAGGCAGCAGGATAGATCTCTAAAAAG AGAACGTCCCACCTCGCCCAGCACTGAAGCGGCCATCCAGGGAATGCTGTCCATGGCAGGGCTGCTGGAGCCGCAGTTTCCCGAGGGAGAGACCCCCAGCTCACAAGACCCCTGGTGGTCCAGCCCAGCCCATCCATCTCCTGACTGCG GTGGCAGGGAACATTCCTCAGGAGAGGACAGCCAGGGAGACTCGGACTGTAGCTCCAGCCTGGGTCATCAG GACAAACAGCGGGCTCCAAGGCACCTGCTGAAGGAGTGCCAGGCCCAACTCCGGCAGCGGATCCAGGAGAATAAGAACTTCATGGACAGCGGAGGTGGCAGAAGCGAGGCCTGGGTCGACCAGCACCTCTCCTCGGACCCTGGCAGCCCCCTGCACCTGGAGACGGACTTCCAGTACAGAGAGACCTCACTGTCGCCGCCGCTTCACCCCTCCAAGCGGCCTGCCTCTAACCCACCACCAATCAGCAACCAGGCCACCAAAG GAAAGCGGCCTAAGAAAGGCATGGCCACCGCCAAACAACGCCTGGGCAAGATCCTCAAGCTGAACCGGCACAATCGCTTCTTTGTGTAG
- the kdm7ab gene encoding lysine-specific demethylase 7B isoform X1 yields MAAAVPLYCVCRQPYDVNRFMIECDICKDWFHGSCVQVEEHHAADIDVYHCPNCDVVHGPSLMKKRNNWHRHDYTEPDDGTKPVQAGTCVFVRQLQARTFPSADEILDKMQGHQVTQQYLEKHGFQYPIAVAKLDGLGLELPPPSFSVRDVEQYVGSDKVIDVIDVARQADSKIKLGEFVKYYYKPHRPKVLNVISLEFSDTKMAELVEVPFIAQKMSWVENYWPDDSYFPKPFVQKYCLMGVKDSYTDFHIDFGGTSVWYHVLWGEKIFYLIKPTQANLALYEEWSSSPNQSEVFFGEKVDKCYKCVVRQGTTLLIPTGWIHAVLTSQDCMAFGGNFLHNLNIGMQLRCYEMERRLKTPDLFKFPYFEAICWYVGKNLLETLKESREDKCQPPAYLLEGVKALIPTLKRWLNREVTEPTSEVPDNIRPNHLIKELTKEIRYQEEEQSGKVVRPQGGGACPTTRSTMERGCRVRRKARRLREQQASRTPSNLDVLELHTREVLRRLEVVPFQELDASFSCQFNGKFNKASTASADAAERVLDNNLRLVLCNGRIVRDERPRVKVIGTGELPGQRADTHQKEAVKVKVERGEPGDKARALNGFFEGMKSELRNGASAHSDTSDSSSEESCTTQQRDSSEEDSRSSEEEEEEDTGMKVSSQNLTQRGSVGFMNFQQAGPESRQQDRSLKRERPTSPSTEAAIQGMLSMAGLLEPQFPEGETPSSQDPWWSSPAHPSPDCGGREHSSGEDSQGDSDCSSSLGHQDKQRAPRHLLKECQAQLRQRIQENKNFMDSGGGRSEAWVDQHLSSDPGSPLHLETDFQYRETSLSPPLHPSKRPASNPPPISNQATKGKRPKKGMATAKQRLGKILKLNRHNRFFV; encoded by the exons TTGTGTCCAAGTAGAGGAGCACCATGCAGCGGACATCGATGTTTACCACTGCCCCAACTGTGATGTTGTACACGGACCCTCCCTGA TGAAGAAGCGGAATAACTGGCACCGGCATGACTACACGGAACCCGACGACGGTACCAAGCCAGTACAGGCTGGCACCTGCGTGTTCGTGCGACAGCTGCAGGCTCGAACCTTTCCCAG TGCCGACGAGATCCTGGACAAGATGCAGGGGCACCAGGTGACGCAGCAGTACCTGGAGAAGCATGGGTTCCAGTACCCCATTGCGGTGGCCAAACTGGATGGCCTGGGACTCGAgctgccacccccctccttctcTGTCAGGGACGTGGAGCAGTATGTCG GAAGCGATAAAGTCATTGATGTAATTGATGTGGCCAGGCAGGCGGACAGCAAAATAAAACTTGGCGAGTTTGTCAAGTATTACTACAAACCACATCGGCCGAAAGTGTTAAATGTCATCAGCCTCGAATTCTCCGACACAAA GATGGCAGAGCTGGTGGAGGTGCCCTTCATTGCTCAGAAGATGTCCTGGGTGGAGAATTACTGGCCTGATGACTCCTACTTCCCCAAGCCCTTTGTGCAGAAGTACTGCCTGATGGGTGTGAAGGACAGCTACACGGACTTCCACATTGACTTCGGGGGCACGTCCGTGTGGTACCACGTACTCTGG GGTGAAAAGATTTTTTACTTGATCAAGCCGACCCAGGCGAACCTTGCACTGTATGAGGAGTGGAGCTCGTCCCCTAACCAGAGCGAGGTGTTCTTCGGCGAAAAGGTGGACAAGTGCTACAAGTGCGTCGTGCGGCAGGGCACCACCCTTCTGATTCCCACAG GGTGGATCCACGCTGTCCTCACCTCTCAGGATTGCATGGCGTTTGGCGGGAACTTCCTGCACAACCTTAACATAGGCATGCAGCTCAG GTGTTATGAGATGGAGCGACGGCTGAAGACTCCCGACCTCTTCAAATTTCCCTATTTCGAGGCCATCTGCTGGTACGTGGGCAAGAATCTGCTGGAAACCCTTAAAG aaTCCCGAGAGGACAAATGCCAACCCCCCGCTTATCTGCTGGAGGGAGTTAAAGCTTTAATCCCCACGCTTAAGAGGTGGTTAAACAGGGAG GTCACTGAACCCACCAGCGAGGTTCCAGATAATATCAGGCCCAACCATCTTATTAAGGAGCTCACAAAGGAGATCCGGTACCAGGAG GAGGAGCAGAGTGGCAAGGTGGTCAGACCTCAGGGAGGCGGGGCTTGTCCCACGACCCGTTCCACAATGGAGCGAGGCTGCCGGGTGCGGCGGAAAGCACGGCGTCTCCGAGAACAGCAGGCCTCCAGGACTCCATCCAACTTGGATGTGCTGGAGCTTCACACGCGGGAGGTTCTGCGGAGACTGGAGGTGGTGCCCTTCCAGGAG cTGGATGCCTCTTTCAGCTGCCAGTTCAACGGGAAATTCAACAAGGCATCCACGGCATCAGCAGATGCAGCTGAGCGGGTTCTGGACAACAACCTGCGCTTGGTTTTGTGCAATGGAAGAATAGTTCG AGATGAGAGGCCACGGGTCAAAGTGATTGGGACTGGGGAATTGCCGGGCCAGAGAGCGGACACCCACCAGAAGGAGGCGGTCAAGGTCAAGGTGGAGCGCGGAGAGCCAGGGGACAAGGCCAGAGCACTGAACG GGTTTTTCGAAGGCATGAAATCTGAACTCAGGAATGGAGCCTCGGCGCACTCAGACACGTCAGACTCCAGCTCAGAGGAGAGTTGCACTACACAG CAGAGAGACTCTTCAGAGGAAGACTCAAGGAGCTctgaggaggaagaagaggaggacaCAGGGATGAAGGTTTCCTCCCAGAACCTGACCCAAAGAGGCTCAGTGGGCTTCATGAACTTTCAGCAGGCAGGACCAGAGTCCAGGCAGCAGGATAGATCTCTAAAAAG AGAACGTCCCACCTCGCCCAGCACTGAAGCGGCCATCCAGGGAATGCTGTCCATGGCAGGGCTGCTGGAGCCGCAGTTTCCCGAGGGAGAGACCCCCAGCTCACAAGACCCCTGGTGGTCCAGCCCAGCCCATCCATCTCCTGACTGCG GTGGCAGGGAACATTCCTCAGGAGAGGACAGCCAGGGAGACTCGGACTGTAGCTCCAGCCTGGGTCATCAG GACAAACAGCGGGCTCCAAGGCACCTGCTGAAGGAGTGCCAGGCCCAACTCCGGCAGCGGATCCAGGAGAATAAGAACTTCATGGACAGCGGAGGTGGCAGAAGCGAGGCCTGGGTCGACCAGCACCTCTCCTCGGACCCTGGCAGCCCCCTGCACCTGGAGACGGACTTCCAGTACAGAGAGACCTCACTGTCGCCGCCGCTTCACCCCTCCAAGCGGCCTGCCTCTAACCCACCACCAATCAGCAACCAGGCCACCAAAG GAAAGCGGCCTAAGAAAGGCATGGCCACCGCCAAACAACGCCTGGGCAAGATCCTCAAGCTGAACCGGCACAATCGCTTCTTTGTGTAG